The proteins below are encoded in one region of Micromonospora pisi:
- a CDS encoding GNAT family N-acetyltransferase has product MIEQHQVATSTPDVRIVHLNGPAFRALADGDLVAANEASPVPVSAYFVGPDWRGTWRMRSRQVEQDPASAAWVTGVIWDEQRRLAVGRAGYHGPPDAAGMVEIGYAVDPAYRRRGYARGALEFLLRRAAEESTVRTVRVSISPDNVASYQLASQYGFTKVGEQWDDEDGLEIVYEVTADRR; this is encoded by the coding sequence GTGATCGAACAGCATCAGGTCGCGACCTCGACGCCGGACGTGCGCATCGTGCACCTGAATGGACCGGCGTTCCGGGCGCTCGCCGACGGTGATCTGGTGGCGGCGAACGAGGCCAGCCCGGTGCCTGTCTCGGCCTACTTCGTGGGTCCGGACTGGCGGGGGACGTGGCGGATGCGCAGCCGGCAGGTGGAGCAGGACCCGGCCAGCGCGGCGTGGGTCACCGGCGTCATCTGGGACGAGCAGCGGCGGCTCGCGGTGGGCCGGGCCGGCTACCACGGGCCTCCGGACGCGGCGGGGATGGTGGAGATCGGGTACGCGGTCGATCCGGCGTACCGCAGACGTGGTTACGCCCGCGGGGCGCTGGAGTTCCTGCTGCGACGTGCCGCCGAGGAGTCGACCGTGCGTACGGTCCGGGTCTCCATCAGCCCCGACAACGTGGCCTCCTACCAGTTGGCCTCGCAGTACGGATTCACCAAGGTCGGGGAGCAGTGGGACGACGAAGACGGCTTGGAGATCGTTTACGAGGTGACCGCGGATCGGCGGTAG
- a CDS encoding MFS transporter, with amino-acid sequence MSRFVEITAPARFGTGFRWLLASSWATNLGDGIALAAGPLLVASLTTDAFLVSLAALLRWAPPLLFGLYAGVLSDRFDRRRIIIAANVVRTVVLGALVVMLTTDSASVTGALLALGLLATTEVFADNTTSTLLPMLVHRDDLAIANSRLQTGFITLNQLCGPAIGATLFAAGSAWPFVTEAVLVGWGVALVWQIKLPTHGRDPATRGSVGRDMVQGLRWTMRHPAVRTLALTILIFNVTFGAAWSVLVLYATERLGLGAVGFGILSTVSAVGGLAGTALYGWITRRVSLGNVMRVGLVIETLTHLALALTTSAWVASVVLFVFGAHAFIWSTTSVTVRQRAVPTEFQGRVGSVNMTCVFGGLVVGSTVGGLLAARIDVTAPFWFAFIGSAIFVVALWRNLTLIAHADEEPAPDERQVDPARA; translated from the coding sequence GTGAGCCGTTTCGTCGAGATTACCGCCCCAGCGCGATTCGGTACCGGATTCCGCTGGCTGCTCGCCTCGTCCTGGGCGACCAACCTCGGCGACGGCATCGCCCTGGCGGCCGGACCGCTGCTGGTGGCCTCCCTGACCACCGACGCATTCCTCGTCTCGCTCGCCGCGCTGCTGCGCTGGGCACCGCCGTTGCTCTTCGGCCTCTACGCGGGTGTTCTCTCCGACCGGTTCGACCGCCGCCGGATCATCATCGCCGCGAACGTGGTCCGTACGGTGGTCCTCGGCGCACTCGTCGTGATGCTGACCACCGACAGCGCCTCGGTGACCGGAGCGCTGCTCGCGCTGGGCCTGCTCGCCACCACGGAGGTCTTCGCCGACAACACCACCTCCACCCTGCTCCCGATGCTGGTGCACCGCGACGACCTGGCGATCGCCAACTCCCGGCTGCAGACCGGCTTCATCACGTTGAACCAGCTCTGCGGCCCGGCGATCGGCGCCACCCTGTTCGCGGCCGGCAGCGCCTGGCCGTTCGTGACCGAGGCCGTCCTCGTCGGCTGGGGGGTGGCCTTGGTGTGGCAGATCAAACTGCCCACTCACGGTCGCGATCCCGCGACCCGTGGCAGCGTCGGGCGGGACATGGTGCAGGGGCTGCGATGGACGATGAGGCACCCGGCGGTGCGTACCCTTGCCCTGACCATCCTGATCTTCAACGTCACCTTCGGTGCGGCCTGGTCGGTCCTGGTGCTCTACGCCACCGAACGGCTCGGCCTCGGCGCCGTGGGTTTCGGCATCCTCAGCACCGTCTCCGCCGTGGGCGGCCTCGCCGGCACCGCGCTCTACGGGTGGATCACCCGGAGGGTCAGCCTGGGCAACGTGATGCGGGTGGGACTGGTGATCGAGACCCTCACCCACCTGGCCCTGGCCCTCACGACGTCGGCGTGGGTGGCGTCGGTGGTCCTCTTCGTCTTCGGCGCACACGCCTTCATCTGGAGCACCACCTCGGTCACCGTGCGGCAGCGCGCGGTCCCGACGGAGTTCCAGGGACGGGTCGGCAGTGTCAACATGACCTGTGTCTTCGGCGGGCTGGTCGTCGGTTCGACGGTGGGCGGTCTGCTCGCCGCACGCATCGACGTGACAGCACCCTTCTGGTTCGCGTTCATCGGGTCGGCGATCTTCGTCGTGGCCCTCTGGCGCAACCTGACCCTGATCGCCCACGCGGACGAAGAACCCGCGCCCGACGAGCGACAGGTAGACCCGGCACGGGCCTGA
- a CDS encoding GNAT family N-acetyltransferase yields MSASLNSANVTIRPMTAADLKPTIELLVLAAGADKRHRLTERLTSAAADEIHYAFVAERAGTVIGAGKLTSEPVFPGTASTLVAVAEEHRGGGVGTALAAKLSEAARELPPGTVVTSTLRDDLDRGRRFAERYGLAVTHHSVGWRFDLAGRGEEVTGLATAAAERAGIRIQVTDLKSDDATVMACVGRTLVGLPVPGGENQDVDLAQIRRYFSDTSVVLLAEPLDPGQSAPWGLSIVDEQVGTGDWYTVYTGVEVARRGAGVASALKTAALRYAYDVGAVALTTHNDDTNEPILRLNRALGMAPSVGYWSLAGTPDVADPA; encoded by the coding sequence GTGAGTGCCTCCCTGAACTCGGCAAACGTCACGATCCGGCCCATGACGGCGGCGGATCTGAAGCCGACCATCGAGCTGTTGGTGCTCGCCGCGGGCGCGGACAAGCGGCACCGGCTGACCGAGAGACTCACCAGCGCGGCGGCAGACGAGATCCACTACGCGTTTGTCGCGGAGCGGGCCGGCACCGTGATCGGCGCGGGCAAGCTGACCAGCGAACCGGTCTTTCCCGGCACCGCCTCGACGCTCGTCGCGGTCGCGGAGGAGCACCGGGGCGGGGGTGTCGGGACGGCCCTCGCCGCCAAGCTGTCCGAGGCGGCGCGGGAGCTCCCGCCCGGGACCGTGGTGACCAGCACCCTGCGTGACGACCTCGACCGTGGCCGGCGCTTCGCGGAGCGCTACGGCCTGGCGGTCACCCACCACAGCGTGGGTTGGCGGTTCGACCTCGCCGGTCGGGGCGAGGAGGTTACCGGTCTGGCCACGGCCGCCGCCGAACGGGCCGGTATCCGGATCCAGGTCACCGACCTCAAGTCCGACGACGCGACCGTCATGGCATGTGTCGGCCGTACCCTGGTCGGACTACCGGTGCCCGGCGGCGAGAACCAGGATGTCGATCTGGCGCAGATCCGCAGATACTTCTCCGACACGTCGGTGGTACTGCTGGCCGAACCGCTCGACCCGGGCCAGTCGGCGCCGTGGGGTCTGAGTATCGTCGACGAGCAGGTCGGCACCGGTGACTGGTACACGGTGTATACCGGTGTGGAAGTCGCCCGCCGGGGTGCGGGCGTGGCCAGCGCGCTGAAGACCGCCGCCCTGCGGTACGCGTACGACGTCGGCGCGGTTGCCCTGACCACCCACAACGACGACACCAACGAGCCGATCCTGCGGTTGAACCGCGCCCTCGGCATGGCGCCCAGCGTCGGCTACTGGAGCCTTGCGGGTACCCCGGACGTGGCCGACCCGGCCTGA
- a CDS encoding HAD family hydrolase: protein MNLRGVLLDLDGTLVDHEAAVTEALRAWLPTLGVAATDEVIAAWSTAQERHLVAWRERRISFQEQRRRRLRDFLPTIGVPFADDEEQLDRVFGGYLHWYERSWRAFEDAAETLETLARMGLRTAVLTNGTVEQQHAKLARVGLLERVGPVYTAEELGVAKPATGAFLAACQRWGLPAGAVVHVGDRHDLDVVAARAAGLHAVHLDRHNEGSADERLRITSLRELSGLLRLFTDRGPCGPRSSEPLAELEVGAVLRPVLE from the coding sequence GTGAATCTTCGAGGGGTGCTGCTCGATCTGGACGGAACTCTCGTCGACCACGAGGCAGCCGTGACCGAGGCGCTCCGCGCCTGGTTGCCGACCCTCGGGGTGGCGGCGACGGACGAGGTGATCGCAGCCTGGTCCACGGCGCAGGAACGGCACCTGGTCGCCTGGCGCGAGCGGCGGATCAGCTTCCAGGAGCAGCGTCGTCGGCGGCTCCGCGACTTCCTGCCGACCATCGGTGTCCCGTTCGCCGACGACGAGGAGCAGCTCGACCGGGTCTTCGGCGGGTACCTGCACTGGTACGAACGGTCCTGGCGGGCCTTCGAGGACGCGGCAGAGACGCTGGAGACACTTGCCCGAATGGGGCTTCGAACAGCGGTGTTGACCAACGGTACGGTCGAGCAGCAGCACGCCAAGCTTGCCAGGGTCGGGCTGCTGGAACGGGTCGGGCCGGTGTACACCGCCGAGGAGTTGGGCGTCGCCAAGCCCGCCACTGGCGCCTTCCTCGCCGCATGCCAGCGGTGGGGGCTGCCGGCCGGGGCGGTGGTGCACGTCGGCGACCGGCACGACCTGGACGTGGTCGCGGCACGCGCCGCCGGGCTACACGCCGTACATCTGGATCGCCACAACGAGGGCTCCGCCGACGAGCGCCTTCGGATCACGTCCCTGCGCGAACTCTCCGGCCTGCTGCGCCTGTTCACCGACCGGGGTCCCTGCGGACCCCGGTCCAGCGAACCACTAGCGGAACTGGAAGTAGGCGCGGTGCTGCGTCCCGTCCTCGAGTGA
- a CDS encoding HAD family hydrolase — protein sequence MLRGLLLDFYGTVVEDDDDIMAAIAGRVAASAAGPVTGAEVGAAWGREYEAVASGPWFRTLRECASQSLATVMGEVGCPGDAAALCVPQFTHWRSPPLRPGTREFLSRLDVPVCVVSDVDRADLEAATALHGLTFTAVVTSEDVGAYKPDRAMFTRALDALGLGPDEVMHVGDSFGADVRGAHAAGIRAAWVNRRGRVAPDGTPVAYEVTDLAGLAALLRPR from the coding sequence GTGCTCCGAGGGCTGCTGCTCGACTTCTACGGCACGGTGGTCGAGGACGACGACGACATCATGGCGGCAATCGCCGGCCGGGTCGCCGCCAGCGCGGCCGGGCCGGTCACCGGGGCCGAGGTCGGCGCCGCCTGGGGCCGGGAGTACGAGGCGGTCGCCTCCGGGCCCTGGTTCCGTACGCTGCGCGAATGCGCCTCGCAAAGCCTCGCCACGGTAATGGGCGAGGTGGGCTGCCCCGGTGACGCCGCCGCGCTCTGCGTGCCGCAGTTCACGCACTGGCGGTCGCCGCCGTTGCGCCCCGGCACCCGCGAGTTCCTCTCCCGCCTCGACGTGCCGGTCTGTGTCGTGTCGGATGTCGACCGCGCCGACCTGGAAGCGGCGACGGCACTCCACGGCCTGACCTTCACCGCCGTGGTGACCAGCGAGGACGTGGGCGCGTACAAGCCGGACCGGGCGATGTTCACCCGGGCGCTCGACGCGCTGGGACTCGGGCCGGACGAGGTGATGCACGTCGGCGACTCGTTCGGCGCCGACGTACGCGGGGCGCACGCGGCGGGCATCCGGGCGGCGTGGGTCAACCGCCGTGGCAGGGTCGCGCCGGACGGGACGCCGGTTGCGTACGAGGTCACCGACCTCGCCGGACTGGCCGCGCTCCTCCGACCAAGGTGA